The Methanococcoides methylutens genome segment GCTGAAAGATAGCACCTGCCCGATATTGCCTGACACATGGCGCCATGTATGAAAACCTCCAGTTCAGTATCGGTGTTCTGCCGGATATCCTTTATCTGCTCAAGACTGAGCTCCCTTGCAAGCACCACACGGGAAGCCCCAAGGGATGCATAGAAATTGACAGTCTGCCAGTTGGACACGTTTGCCTGTGTGGAAATATGAACCCTCAGACCCGCATCCACCGCTTTTGTTATCACAGCAGGGTCCCAGGCAATAACAGCATCAACATCAGATGATGCCACTGCATCGATCACTTCATCAAGCTCGGGAAGGTCATCGGGATAAATCACAGTGTTCAATGTAAGATAAGCATTCATGTCCTGCTCTTTAACATCGGTAACAAATGAGTTCAGGTCATCAAGAGTAATATCACAGGCCCTTGCCCTGAGACTGAACCTGTCAACGGAAAAATAAACGCCATCGGCATAATCCTTACATGCAGAAAGGGATGCACGGTTCTTTACACCCATCATAAGTTCCGGGATCTTGCCGGATTTTGCAGGCTGGTTCATGGCTTAGCATCGTAAGTGATGGTTTAAATTAGTTATCGTTAGAGTTCTGCATTCGTGCAGACGCTGACAAAATACAAAAAAAGGAGAGTGATTCAGATCAAAATACTTCTTCATAATAAAAGCATGATGATTTCAAGAACACTGAAAAATAGGGATGCAGTAACAAAAATACATTCCCTTCTAATCCCTACTTTAGTCTTATGATTAAGAACACACTTTTTCAGTTTTTTAAAATTCCCTCGGACTTACAAACTGTTAAAAAAGTAGTAATAATCGATTTTCGTTTTTATTATAGATACTCATGACTAGTGATCTCAGAATGATAGTTGCCTTTAGGGTTTTTTCTCGAGTATAAGGGGCTTGTATCATTATGATTTTTCAACCATTTAATGTAGCCTTCTATTTCTGGACCGGAGTAATTGATCGAAAATTCCAACCCAAATATGCAAATAACAAAATAATATTCTCCATCCTCAGTTTTGAATATATCAAATTCATGAACTACTTGTATGTTTTTACCTGTTTTGTTTCTCCACCCCTTGTTTGCATCATAAATTCTCCGAGAATGGTATGGCCATTCAATATTTTGCCCATAGCGTGCATGGTTGCGGATAGGATCAAGTTGCTTTTCATCAACTATATATTCTAATCCTTTAGGATGGTCAACCAATTTCAATGCCATAGCTTCAATAGCAACCTTTGACAAAAATCTTGAAACTATTGGACTTTCTGGTAGAGGAGCTTCAGTTGGAAGAATTACACTCATTTTATTTGAGTTACGCAAACTTTCAAATACTTCATCGGGCACCTCTACTGAAATAGTAGAGGCTTTTAAATGGTTTTGGAGTACAACCGGACACTTAGAAGGCATAAGAAAGCCTGAAACTGGAGGAGTACTACCACGTTTATTTGGTACCATTTGATTAAATCGTAGAATAGTCATAGCTGGCAGTTCAAGAAATGGCTTTTCGACTTTTCTAGCAAAATAATTATTGCAATTGTCACAAACTACGCCTTTTGGCAGAATATGCGACAGATTCCCGAGTGACTCTGGAATGATATGTTCAACGCTCTTAGATGTTGTAGATTCTTTTTTGCAAAACAAGCAGCGCATTGTCACTAACGTCCTATTTGTTGACATAAAATATTTTAATTGGTAAATATTACACTTTGTAATAATTATAAAGAGTGATTGGAAATAAAAAGTTTTCCATCAAGATAATTTTCATGGATCAAAAATTGGTTTCTCCATTAAATATTAAAGAAAAAAATAAAGTCCGATAGAATCAATCCACCGGTGCGTATATCTCGGTAAGGATCTCCTCAGGAGGAACTTCCATAGGATCGTTCAGGTAGATCTCCCTTGTGGGTCCTGTGATGGTCAGTCCTTTTTCCTCGATCCATGCGAAGAATTCCCTGTAGGTATCTGTGCTATCTTCATAAGGACCCTTGTGGATGGTCTTTGCCATCTTCCCACCGGGAAGTTGATAGAATTTGATATTATCAGTTTCTTCAGCCTTTTTTGCTACCGGTATAGCAACCTCTACATCAGCATTTCCTTCACGCTCGGCCTTCATTGCTTCTTCTTCACCGGCTTCATGACAGATGAAAGTTGGACCTCCTGTGATCTCAATACCCTTATCAAATGTGTACTGGAAAAGTTCAGGGAGCATTACTGCGATCAGTTCATACATTCCGGTCTTTCGCATACCTACGACCAGCTGTGGCCCTACTTCAACGATATCTATATCAGACATTTTAATAACCCCACAAAAGAATTGCGTTGAGATTATTTATAGTCACTCACATGGCTTTTCAAGCCATTATCAGATCAGGATTCAATGAACGGAAGGGATACCCTGATGATGATCACTGATACCAGACCCCAGGCAAATGGAAGCCAGAGTGGGATGTTCAGGAACAGAGGAGCTGAGTAGGTCCAGACACCAAGATGAGTTCCAATGAACTCGGCGGTGCACCCAAGGATGATACCTGAGATATAGATGATGTTGTCACCTTTTGCAGACCACTGGTACTGTCTTGCACCATAAACAAGGATCATAAGGAAGGTCAGTAGAATATTATTCTTCCAGAACATTACTGCAAGCAATAGTGCAATAGCAAAGATCACTAATTCTCTTAATATATCTTTATTTACGAACTTGTTCATGTTCTGCCCTAAGGTCTATCTTTATATAAGTAATATGCGAAAACGCAATCTAACAACAAAATAAACATATTAGATTACTGAAGGAAATATTTTCATGTGGAAAAGGATTTATCTCCGATCAAAGTAATATATAAATATTGAAATACTGCCAATCAGGATTTCAAATTTCAAAATACGTATATCCATATATGTTCGGAATGGTGGGGAACATGACCTATATTGAGGATATCGAAATTAGTGACAGTCCAAAGACCCATGCAGAAATTTACCTGCAGAATGTCGAAATTACTGAAAAGTACAGAACACAACTTTTCCAGTGGGTGGAAACCTATCTCGATGAGAATACACTGGAAAATATTATCGCCTACAAAAAGTCCGCAGACTGGGACCATCCTTTTGAATCTATTAGGTCAGAAGCTGAAAAGGACCTGGAACTGACCACACTCTATGCTTCCAGAGGAGAACAGTACAACATCGACCTGATGGTCTTTGAAGGAAATCTTCTGGTGTTTTTTAATGAAGTGCTCTCAAAGGCAAAAGAGCATCTTAATGAGAAGATAGTAGCGCATTAAAAATGATAAAAGGGTTTTGTGGTCAGACGATACAGATCAGACCTTAACCCTCTGACTGCTGGAACTCCTTTTGTAGTTTCCAAACTCTGAATCAAGCAATAGGGAGCCGTTCAGTACAGGCCCATCCTTGCAGACCCTCAGACCTTCATGGTCCATACAGCAGGCACCACATACCCCGATTGCACATTTGAAATACCTGTGGAGACTGAACTCTGCACGTTCATGTGCACCCTTTTCCTCTAACATCTTGAGGACATTGAACATCATGATCTCAGGTCCGCAGACACATATGCGATCATAGACAGACACATCCACATCTGCCAGAACAGTTGTGACAAAGCCGCACGTTCCGGCAGAACCATCGTCTGTTGTCAGATGTACTTCTCCTGCCTCAGAGAACCTTTTCTCGAAAACAAGCTCTGATGCAGTCCTTGCACCGAGTATCGTTGTGATCTTCGCACCTAGAGAAATAGCTTCATCGGCAAGCGGTCCAAGTGGAGCAACGCCAACTCCGCCAGCAATTATCAGTATGTTCTCATCCTTTGCGGGCAATGTGAAGCCCTTTCCGAAAGGACCACGAAGACCGACGGAATCGCCTTCTTTCATCTCAAACAGGCGGGATGTGGCATCGCCTACTTTCTGTACAGTGATACCGTTCTTGAAGGAGCATCCCATGGGAACCTCGTCCACACCGCGTACCCATACCATTACAAACTGGCCTGGCTGGGCATCATCAAGAGATGTGTCGAACCGGAATGTCCTGATAGAAGGAGTTTCCTCTACGATCTTTGTTATCTTTGAATTAATTGGACGCATCAGATCACCTCGTGGGCAAGGCCTGTAATATCTTCGACACCGGGATAACCGTTGTCCTGCAGGAACTGCTCTATGCCAGTTGCGATGTCTGCAAAGACCTCTACACCTTCATGGACAGCAGAACCGACCTGGACAGCACTTGCACCTGCCATTATCATCTCCACTGCATCTTCCCATGAGGATACACCGCCAACCCCTATCACAGGAATGTCCAGTGCCTCATAAAGGTCATAGACACATTTAATAGCTACAGGCTTGACCGCAGTACCGGAAAGCCCTCCGAACCTGTTGCCGAGTATAGGATAACCGGAATTGATATCAATTGCCATCCCACGCAGGGTATTGATAGCGACAACCGCAGCAGCACCACCATTCTCGGCAGCTTTGCCTATGGACTTTATATCAGTGACATTTGGAGTCAGCTTTACCCAAACCGGTGCATCAACTGCATCACATACCGCAGCAGTTATCGCTTCCACCATGCATGAATCGGTTCCTATTGTAGCACCGTAACCTTCCGCATGGGGACAGCTGACATTAAGTTCAAAAGCATCAGGTTTTGAATCTGCCAAACCTTCTGCAACCCTTACAAATTCCTCGGCATTACCACCGAAGATGCTTGCGATCACAGGAACATCAGCACCTTCTTTTGCGATCTTGATCTCATTATCGAAATCTGCATAGGAAGGATTTGGAAGACCCATGGCATTCAAAAAGCCACAGTCCAGCTTGACCATGCTGGGATTCGGGTGCCCGATCTTCGGCTCAGGTCCGATCGATTTAGTCACGACCGCACCTGCACCGGAATTAGCCATACGTACAAGGGAAGCTCCTGTGGTTCCCATGATACCTGACGCAAGTATTGTGGGATTCCTGAATTCAATGCCTGTGATCTTTACCATAACATTTCACATCCGATCCGAATCACTCATCGTCACAGCCGGACAGCTGACACACAGCATCACGGACAAGTTCCTTACCGCCCATTTCCACCAGCAATCTTCCAATGCTGGCAGCATGTTCACGGTAGTTCTTCATAGGGATCATCTCATCGATACGAACTTCATTTGTGCCATCGAGTGATAGTACTTCCACAAGAACATGGATCTCATCACCATCTTCGCTCACACGTGCGAACGAACCGATAGGAACAACGCAACCGCCTTCGACATCAGTTATTACTATACGTTCAACTTCGGTCTCGATCCTTGATATCTCATGATTCAGAACAGAACATGCATTTTCAGCTTCTCCACCGGTCCTTGTGACAACAACGATAGTACCCTGGTTTGCAGAAGGACAGAACATCTCAGGAGGAAGGCGATGGACATCCATTTCCCAG includes the following:
- a CDS encoding HNH endonuclease, encoding MRCLFCKKESTTSKSVEHIIPESLGNLSHILPKGVVCDNCNNYFARKVEKPFLELPAMTILRFNQMVPNKRGSTPPVSGFLMPSKCPVVLQNHLKASTISVEVPDEVFESLRNSNKMSVILPTEAPLPESPIVSRFLSKVAIEAMALKLVDHPKGLEYIVDEKQLDPIRNHARYGQNIEWPYHSRRIYDANKGWRNKTGKNIQVVHEFDIFKTEDGEYYFVICIFGLEFSINYSGPEIEGYIKWLKNHNDTSPLYSRKNPKGNYHSEITSHEYL
- a CDS encoding GyrI-like domain-containing protein, whose product is MSDIDIVEVGPQLVVGMRKTGMYELIAVMLPELFQYTFDKGIEITGGPTFICHEAGEEEAMKAEREGNADVEVAIPVAKKAEETDNIKFYQLPGGKMAKTIHKGPYEDSTDTYREFFAWIEEKGLTITGPTREIYLNDPMEVPPEEILTEIYAPVD
- a CDS encoding dihydroorotate dehydrogenase electron transfer subunit codes for the protein MRPINSKITKIVEETPSIRTFRFDTSLDDAQPGQFVMVWVRGVDEVPMGCSFKNGITVQKVGDATSRLFEMKEGDSVGLRGPFGKGFTLPAKDENILIIAGGVGVAPLGPLADEAISLGAKITTILGARTASELVFEKRFSEAGEVHLTTDDGSAGTCGFVTTVLADVDVSVYDRICVCGPEIMMFNVLKMLEEKGAHERAEFSLHRYFKCAIGVCGACCMDHEGLRVCKDGPVLNGSLLLDSEFGNYKRSSSSQRVKV
- a CDS encoding dihydroorotate dehydrogenase; translated protein: MVKITGIEFRNPTILASGIMGTTGASLVRMANSGAGAVVTKSIGPEPKIGHPNPSMVKLDCGFLNAMGLPNPSYADFDNEIKIAKEGADVPVIASIFGGNAEEFVRVAEGLADSKPDAFELNVSCPHAEGYGATIGTDSCMVEAITAAVCDAVDAPVWVKLTPNVTDIKSIGKAAENGGAAAVVAINTLRGMAIDINSGYPILGNRFGGLSGTAVKPVAIKCVYDLYEALDIPVIGVGGVSSWEDAVEMIMAGASAVQVGSAVHEGVEVFADIATGIEQFLQDNGYPGVEDITGLAHEVI